Proteins from one Muntiacus reevesi chromosome X, mMunRee1.1, whole genome shotgun sequence genomic window:
- the H2AB1 gene encoding LOW QUALITY PROTEIN: histone H2A-Bbd type 1 (The sequence of the model RefSeq protein was modified relative to this genomic sequence to represent the inferred CDS: substituted 1 base at 1 genomic stop codon) encodes MPRKRGRRRSSGRRTAFHELSFSMSHMERLLREGHXAQCLSSSAPILLAAITQHLTAKVLELAGNKAQNSGQRCITPELVGMAVHHNALLSGFLGMKTISLVAPAQH; translated from the coding sequence ATGCCAAGGAAAAGGGGCCGTCGAAGGTCGTCTGGTCGCCGCACCGCCTTCCACGAGCTGTCTTTCTCCATGAGCCACATGGAGCGCCTCCTGCGGGAAGGCCACTAGGCCCAGTGCCTGAGCTCTTCCGCACCCATCCTCCTAGCAGCCATCACGCAGCACCTGACTGCCAAGGTCCTGGAGCTGGCAGGCAACAAGGCCCAGAACAGCGGTCAGAGGTGCATCACCCCAGAGCTGGTGGGCATGGCGGTCCACCACAATGCTCTGCTCAGTGGCTTTTTAGGGATGAAAACCATCTCCCTGGTGGCCCCAGCCCAGCACTAG
- the F8A1 gene encoding 40-kDa huntingtin-associated protein, translating into MAASAAGLGGRGAGPGPEPGDLLARYRQVSNKLKKRFLRKPNVAEAGEQFAQLGRELRAQECLPYAAWCQLAVARCQQALFHGPGEALALTEAARLFLWQERDARQRLACPAAAGEALQAAAAALGAAVRLHLEVGQPAAAAALCLELAAALRDLGQPAAAAGHFQRAAQLQLPQLPLAALQALGHAASCQLLARDYSGALALFTRMQRLARELGDPPPQPPPPLQPAAPAALALPLPPGAGPSTTAVPAALGAFTDVLVRCEVSRVLLLLLLQPPPAKLLPEHAHTLEKYAWEAFDGHGQDSSGPLPEELFLLLQSLVMATHEKDTEAVKSLQVEMWPLLSAEQNHLLHLVLQETVSPSGQGI; encoded by the coding sequence ATGGCTGCTTCTGCGGCCGGCCTGGGCGGCAGGGGCGCGGGCCCAGGGCCCGAACCGGGAGATCTCCTGGCCCGCTATCGTCAGGTGTCCAACAAGCTCAAGAAGCGGTTTCTGCGGAAGCCGAACGTGGCGGAGGCCGGCGAGCAGTTCGCCCAGCTCGGCCGCGAGCTGCGCGCCCAGGAGTGCCTGCCGTACGCGGCCTGGTGCCAGCTGGCGGTGGCGCGCTGCCAACAGGCGCTCTTCCACGGGCCCGGCGAGGCGCTGGCGCTGACAGAGGCCGCGCGCCTCTTTCTGTGGCAGGAGCGCGACGCGCGCCAACGCCTGGCCTGCCCCGCCGCTGCTGGGGAGGCCCTgcaggccgccgccgccgcgctggGCGCCGCCGTGCGCCTGCACCTGGAGGTCGGGCAGCCGGCCGCGGCCGCCGCGCTCTGCCTCGAGCTGGCGGCCGCCCTGCGCGACCTGGGCCAGCCGGCCGCTGCCGCCGGCCACTTCCAGCGCGCCGCGCAGCTGCAGCTGCCCCAGCTGCCCCTGGCTGCCTTGCAGGCGCTTGGCCACGCCGCGTCCTGCCAGCTGCTGGCGCGGGACTACAGCGGCGCGCTGGCGCTCTTCACGCGCATGCAGCGCCTGGCGCGGGAGCTCGGCGACCCcccgccgcagccgccgccgcccctGCAGCCCGCCGCCCCCGCGGCCCTCGCCCTGCCGCTCCCGCCCGGCGCTGGGCCGTCGACTACCGCCGTCCCGGCCGCGCTGGGTGCCTTCACAGACGTGCTGGTCCGCTGCGAGGTGTCCcgcgtgctgctgctgctgctcctgcagcCGCCGCCCGCCAAGCTCCTGCCGGAACACGCGCACACCCTGGAGAAGTACGCCTGGGAGGCCTTCGACGGCCACGGGCAGGACAGCAGCGGCCCGCTGCCCGAGGAGCTGTTCCTGCTGCTGCAGTCCTTGGTCATGGCCACGCACGAGAAGGACACGGAGGCCGTCAAGTCGCTACAGGTGGAGATGTGGCCCCTGCTGAGCGCCGAGCAGAACCACCTCCTGCACCTCGTTCTGCAGGAAACCGTCTCGCCGTCGGGCCAGGGGATCTGA